Proteins encoded in a region of the Quercus lobata isolate SW786 chromosome 8, ValleyOak3.0 Primary Assembly, whole genome shotgun sequence genome:
- the LOC115955151 gene encoding transcriptional regulator STERILE APETALA codes for MSSSSSSSSEDGNGNGGGSTSARRGGNFEGPSTSRQRAVNEVWPEHFVEALAAQVAIDASHSIGRLAAAPALANVFQVCSTWRAVSRWDALWHRLSRRIWGRTQLLHDTWRDEFVYWHRTAQNFLRGRSAHGILAFDDVDNQDGYTCRCMTISDRHLACGFADGAVRVFDLATYTHMVTLRPHERNRLGQFARAVSGIVINDATLAFATLDGDIYVAIINGGGGVIRMAHEGDVVNDGALVDFTGCGSGRWWVGLYAGAPNRAYHIWDSVTEELVYVNGSLTNPESLMGWRLLINEVTEFVGRVRAVTAIISEEEDEDHQLAVAVAVAVACTSSRLIVFDLRNPDVILGEEESNRGFIVTSVDVSNDARYIRVDNHGHASVCRVGTLEEVCRFNIGGGGRSGSQRRVMGCMNLGYALMCAGGVITVWDVEHGRRLYHFRERIGEVNAVVANERYVAAAAATSDRIIHLWDFGADQ; via the exons atgtcttcctcttcttcttcttcttccgaAGATGGCAATGGCAATGGTGGTGGCAGCACTAGTGCAAGAAGAGGGGGTAATTTTGAAGGGCCTTCAACTTCTCGCCAACGTGCTGTTAACGAGGTTTGGCCGGAGCATTTTGTTGAAGCTCTAGCTGCCCAAGTCGCCATTGACGCTTCTCACTCTATTGGACGTCTTGCTGCGGCTCCTGCTCTCGCCAATGTATTTCAG GTTTGTTCGACGTGGCGGGCTGTTTCTCGTTGGGATGCCTTGTGGCACCGTCTTAGTCGTCGTATATGGGGTCGGACCCAGCTCCTTCATGACACATGGCGTGATGAGTTCGTATATTGGCATCGGACGGCCCAAAACTTTCTCAGAGGAAGGTCAGCACATGGTATCCTAGCATTTGATGACGTGGACAATCAGGATGGCTACACGTGTCGTTGCATGACTATATCAGACCGGCACTTGGCATGTGGTTTTGCTGACGGGGCAGTGAGGGTGTTTGACCTTGCGACGTACACCCACATGGTCACATTGAGGCCCCACGAGCGCAACCGGCTAGGACAATTTGCGAGGGCAGTGTCAGGCATAGTCATCAACGATGCCACGCTGGCATTTGCCACGTTGGATGGGGATATATACGTGGCAATAATAAATGGGGGTGGGGGTGTAATTAGAATGGCACATGAGGGGGATGTGGTGAACGATGGGGCATTGGTGGACTTTACGGGGTGTGGGAGTGGGAGATGGTGGGTGGGGCTTTACGCAGGCGCACCCAACCGGGCCTACCACATATGGGACAGTGTGACAGAAGAGCTTGTGTATGTGAATGGGTCATTGACTAACCCAGAATCATTAATGGGCTGGCGCTTGTTAATCAATGAGGTGACTGAGTTCGTTGGGCGAGTAAGAGCTGTGACGGCAATTATAAGTGAAGAGGAAGACGAAGATCATCAATTGGCTGTGGCAGTGGCAGTGGCAGTGGCATGCACCAGTTCAAGGCTCATTGTATTCGACTTGAGGAACCCAGATGTGATTTTGGGTGAGGAAGAGAGTAATAGAGGATTCATTGTAACCTCGGTTGATGTTAGCAATGATGCGAGGTACATTAGGGTGGATAACCATGGTCACGCTAGTGTGTGCCGGGTAGGTACACTAGAGGAAGTGTGTAGGTTTAACATTGGTGGGGGTGGAAGATCTGGTTCACAAAGGCGTGTGATGGGGTGTATGAACTTGGGGTACGCGCTAATGTGCGCAGGGGGTGTGATAACGGTGTGGGACGTTGAGCATGGTAGGCGTCTGTACCATTTTAGGGAGAGAATTGGAGAGGTTAATGCTGTCGTTGCAAATGAGAGATATGtggcagcagcagcagcaacaagtGACAGGATAATACACTTGTGGGATTTTGGGGCAGATCAGTAG